A single genomic interval of Asterias amurensis chromosome 1, ASM3211899v1 harbors:
- the LOC139954457 gene encoding organic solute transporter subunit alpha-like — protein MDNTTNDTRECLPYDRSVLDVLDYIFEDTTMTSAFWILTFITMLLVFAFVENVNFVVQKIPNKDRMIRILWILGIYPLFALTSLLSLYFPRSAVFCNLTATCYYALGIYFFMGLIVFYFGGYEQAIHKIADTQVSVFCCKKPTIKLTEWAILRLRGCVIQFAMIRALLMFIENVLFVNGTYSPSQMTTANGSIIIYSLVLASGGIFTAALYMVHNAAKPLLKGFYLSTKCLILFVGFLISDVQMVTIGLLTTNGVMPCVSLCDSANRANCWYSFFQIIESAIMYPIVMMYFRTRKGNVVSLVDMVKKSTPRWKKPLLKKGPSSRSLYNSYTNM, from the exons ATGGATAACACTACGAATGACACAAGGGAGTGTCTGCCGTATGATCGCTCAGTGCTCGATGTCTTGGACT ATATATTTGAGGATACCACAATGACCAGTGCTTTCTGGATTCTTACATTTATTACGATGCTTCTCGTATTTGCGTTTGTCGAGAATGTGAACTTTGTTGTCCAGAAGATACCGAATAAAGACAGAATGATCCGGATCTTATGGATTCTTGGAATATATCCC CTTTTTGCGTTAACTTCGCTTTTGTCCCTCTACTTCCCAAGATCAGCAGTCTTCTGTAATCTCACTGCAACCTG CTACTACGCACTAGGTATCTACTTCTTCATGGGACTCATTGTCTTCTACTTCGGTGGATATGAGCAAGCTATTCACAAAATTGCTGATACACAAGTGTCCGTTTTCTGTTGTAAAAAACCAACCATCAAGTTGACAGA ATGGGCTATTTTACGTCTGCGGGGTTGTGTCATCCAGTTTGCCATGATCAGAGCACTACTCATGTTTATTgagaatgttttgtttgttaatggaACATACAGTCCAAGCCAG ATGACAACTGCAAATGGTTCCATTATAATCTACTCGTTGGTACTGGCCTCTGGTGGTATATTCACAGCAGCTCTTTACATGGTCCATAATGCCGCCAAGCCACTGCTTAAAGGTTTCTACCTCAGCACCAAGTGCCTGATTCTATTTGTCGGTTTTCTCATCAGTGACGTTCAAATGGTCACCATTGGCCTCTTGACGACCAATGGCGTTATGCCTTGTGTCTCGTTGTGTGACAGTGCAAATAGGGCAAATT GTTGGTACAGCTTCTTCCAGATAATTGAAAGTGCCATCATGTACCCCATAGTTATGATGTACTTTAGAACAAGGAAAGGTAACGTGGTCAGCCTAGTCGACATGGTCAAGAAGTCTACACCAAGGTGGAAGAAACCATTATTGAAGAAGGGACCTAGTAGTAGATCCTTGTATAATTCATACACAAATATGTAA